From a single Vibrio tubiashii genomic region:
- the rluA gene encoding bifunctional tRNA pseudouridine(32) synthase/23S rRNA pseudouridine(746) synthase RluA, translating to MAMTEYNPPQEPWVDVVFEDEHILVANKPSGLLSVPGRLAEHYDSLWSRLVELYPEIQVVHRLDMDTSGLMLLAKHKQAERSLKKQFQYRLTHKVYYARVWGHVEQPEGEVDLPLICDWENRPRQKVCFEHGKPSKTLYQVVKHEEKTTIVRLLPITGRSHQLRVHMQALGYPIVGDEFYSQGEAFEFSSRLELHAAELSFYHPDTELLQTRFVPCDFYLEAEAMIFNYFPLVRELPDYKLLPRP from the coding sequence ATGGCAATGACTGAATACAACCCGCCGCAAGAGCCTTGGGTTGATGTGGTGTTTGAAGATGAACATATCTTGGTGGCTAATAAACCATCGGGACTCTTGTCTGTGCCGGGTCGTTTAGCAGAGCATTACGATAGTTTGTGGTCGCGCTTAGTTGAACTCTACCCTGAGATCCAAGTGGTACATCGCCTCGATATGGATACATCGGGCTTGATGCTGTTGGCTAAACATAAACAAGCGGAACGCTCGCTTAAGAAGCAGTTTCAATATCGCTTGACGCACAAAGTCTACTACGCGCGTGTCTGGGGGCATGTTGAGCAGCCTGAGGGAGAAGTTGACCTGCCTTTGATTTGCGATTGGGAAAACCGTCCAAGGCAGAAAGTTTGCTTTGAACACGGCAAGCCTTCAAAAACTTTGTATCAGGTGGTCAAACACGAAGAGAAAACCACGATTGTTAGATTGCTACCGATTACGGGTCGCTCCCACCAGCTTCGGGTACATATGCAGGCATTGGGCTACCCGATCGTCGGTGATGAGTTTTACTCACAAGGAGAGGCCTTTGAGTTTTCTTCGCGCTTAGAACTTCATGCCGCTGAACTTAGTTTTTATCATCCGGATACTGAGTTATTGCAAACTCGCTTTGTTCCATGTGATTTCTATCTTGAAGCAGAAGCGATGATCTTTAACTATTTTCCACTTGTGCGAGAATTACCAGATTATAAATTGCTGCCACGCCCATAA
- a CDS encoding D-2-hydroxyacid dehydrogenase, translated as MSLSTVVFLDRATIPTQIELPHLPFDHQWIEYDFTAPELVVERAKDAQIVITNKVVLDRGVLAQLPNLKLVAVSATGFNNVDTLCCKERGIAVANVQGYATQSVPEHVIAMMFALKRNLKGYHNDIAAGEWQRNKQFCFFTHPISDTAGSTMGVIGGGALGQATAALAKALGMHVLFAEHKGTKACREGYLPFEQVLAVSDVLTLHCPLNEQTKHLIGRQELSSMKPSSIVINTGRGGLVDEEALIDALKHGVIRGAGFDVFTDEPADESNSLIANMHLPNLLLTPHVAWGSDSSIQKLADILIDNIVAFTEGREQNRVV; from the coding sequence ATGTCGCTGTCTACTGTTGTTTTTCTGGATCGTGCTACGATCCCAACTCAAATTGAATTGCCTCACCTACCTTTCGATCATCAGTGGATCGAGTATGATTTCACTGCACCAGAATTAGTTGTCGAGAGAGCCAAAGATGCCCAAATCGTCATTACTAATAAAGTCGTTTTGGATCGAGGTGTCTTAGCTCAGTTACCTAACCTAAAGCTTGTCGCTGTCTCGGCTACAGGTTTCAACAATGTTGATACGCTTTGCTGTAAAGAGCGCGGCATCGCGGTGGCTAATGTTCAAGGTTATGCGACACAGTCCGTTCCAGAGCATGTCATCGCAATGATGTTCGCATTAAAGCGCAACTTAAAAGGCTATCATAACGATATCGCTGCCGGAGAGTGGCAGCGCAATAAACAGTTTTGCTTTTTTACTCACCCAATCAGTGATACGGCGGGCTCGACAATGGGTGTGATTGGCGGCGGTGCGTTAGGCCAAGCAACAGCAGCGTTAGCTAAGGCATTGGGCATGCACGTATTGTTTGCTGAGCACAAAGGTACGAAGGCGTGTCGTGAGGGCTATTTACCTTTCGAGCAGGTGTTAGCTGTTTCTGATGTCCTGACATTGCACTGTCCATTGAACGAGCAGACAAAACACCTTATTGGTCGCCAAGAGCTGTCATCAATGAAACCTTCAAGTATTGTCATCAATACCGGACGTGGCGGCTTAGTCGATGAAGAAGCCCTAATTGATGCACTTAAGCATGGTGTGATAAGAGGCGCTGGGTTTGATGTGTTTACCGATGAGCCTGCGGATGAGTCCAACTCTTTGATTGCTAACATGCACCTACCGAACTTACTTCTTACCCCGCATGTTGCGTGGGGCAGTGACTCTTCGATTCAAAAGCTTGCCGATATTCTGATCGATAACATTGTTGCGTTTACTGAGGGCAGAGAGCAAAACCGCGTAGTCTAG
- a CDS encoding substrate-binding periplasmic protein has product MPYYLLLSSALLLLLSPFSFANEPPKVIKIAAGNWAPFIGEKLENYGYVGQTIQQVFANKGYQVEFHFYPWKRAYKKASEGEYVATAVWMYAEERTEFFMYSDPVAQEQFVFFHLREKPFDWQTLADLEGKLLGGGLGYSYGAELDQLLESQSIKMNRVESPTKAFQLLKYRRVELVPEEKHIGMFSLSKLPIETQQLITYNPKPFLTNDSYLMFSKAHPEAMALMEIFNQGLTELKAAKGELEN; this is encoded by the coding sequence ATGCCGTACTACTTGCTATTATCAAGCGCTCTGCTTCTGTTGCTCTCTCCCTTTTCGTTTGCAAATGAACCTCCTAAAGTCATCAAAATTGCAGCTGGTAACTGGGCTCCCTTTATCGGCGAGAAGCTTGAAAACTACGGTTATGTTGGTCAAACCATCCAGCAAGTTTTTGCCAATAAGGGCTACCAGGTTGAGTTCCACTTTTACCCTTGGAAAAGAGCTTACAAAAAGGCGAGCGAAGGTGAGTACGTCGCGACTGCAGTTTGGATGTATGCCGAAGAGCGTACCGAATTCTTCATGTACAGCGATCCTGTTGCCCAAGAGCAGTTTGTCTTTTTTCATCTGCGCGAAAAGCCTTTCGATTGGCAAACTTTGGCTGACTTAGAAGGAAAGCTGCTTGGAGGCGGACTGGGCTACAGTTATGGCGCTGAGCTCGATCAGTTGCTAGAGAGCCAATCCATCAAAATGAATCGAGTTGAAAGCCCAACCAAAGCCTTTCAACTGCTTAAATATCGTCGAGTTGAACTTGTCCCAGAAGAGAAACATATTGGCATGTTCTCACTAAGTAAACTGCCGATAGAAACACAGCAGTTGATCACCTATAACCCAAAACCTTTCCTGACCAATGACAGCTATTTAATGTTTTCCAAAGCTCACCCCGAAGCGATGGCATTAATGGAGATATTTAATCAGGGCTTAACAGAGTTAAAAGCCGCTAAGGGAGAACTAGAGAACTAG
- a CDS encoding valine--tRNA ligase, whose protein sequence is MEKTYNPTSIEQALYQAWEEKGYFKPHGDTTKESYSIMIPPPNVTGSLHMGHAFQDTIMDTLIRAERMKGKNTLWQVGTDHAGIATQMVVERKIAAEEGKTKHDYGRDAFIDKIWEWKNESGGTITKQLRRLGASVDWDRERFTMDDGLSNAVQEVFVRLYEEDLIYRGKRLVNWDPKLHTAISDLEVENKDKKGHMWHFRYPLANGVKTAEGKDYIVVATTRPETMLGDTGVAVNPEDPRYKDLIGKEILLPVVNRLIPIVGDEHADMEKGTGCVKITPAHDFNDYEVGKRHQLPMINILTFNADIRDAAEVFTTNGEASDVYSTELPAKYHGMERFAARKAIVAEFEELGLLDEIKDHDLTVPYGDRGGVVIEPMLTDQWYVRAAPLAEPAVKAVEDGEIQFVPKQYENMYFSWMRDIQDWCISRQLWWGHRIPAWYDNDGNVYVGRTEEEVRANNNLAPVVVLRQDDDVLDTWFSSALWTFGTQGWPEQTEDLKTFHPSDVLVTGFDIIFFWVARMIMMTMHFNKDENGKSQVPFKTVYVTGLIRDENGDKMSKSKGNVLDPIDMIDGIDLESLVEKRCGNMMQPQLAKKIEKNTRKTFENGIEPYGTDALRFTLAAMASTGRDINWDMKRLEGYRNFCNKLWNASRYVLMNTEEHDCGMSLSAEERANMEFSLADKWIESQFELAAKEFNAHLDNYRLDMAANTLYEFIWNQFCDWYLELTKPVLWKGTEAQQQATRYMLITVLEKTLRLAHPVLPYITESIWQSVKPLVDGVEGDTIMTQALPQFNEENFNAEIVEDIEWVKTFITAIRNLRAEYDIAPSKGLEVMIKVANEKDAARIEANKVVLNSLAKLDSLTVLAQDAETPACATKLVGQSELMIPMAGLIDKDAELARLDKEVQKTHGEIKRIEGKLGNEGFVAKAPEAVIAKEREKLVGYQETLAKLEEQKATIAAL, encoded by the coding sequence ATGGAAAAGACATACAACCCAACTTCAATTGAACAAGCTTTATACCAAGCTTGGGAAGAGAAAGGCTACTTTAAGCCACACGGTGACACGACGAAAGAATCATACAGCATCATGATCCCGCCACCGAACGTCACTGGTAGCCTACACATGGGCCACGCGTTCCAAGACACCATCATGGATACTCTGATCCGTGCTGAACGTATGAAGGGCAAAAACACCCTTTGGCAAGTAGGTACTGACCACGCTGGTATCGCAACTCAAATGGTTGTTGAGCGTAAGATCGCGGCTGAAGAAGGCAAGACTAAACACGATTACGGTCGTGATGCTTTCATCGACAAAATCTGGGAATGGAAGAACGAATCTGGTGGCACAATCACTAAGCAGCTCCGTCGCCTAGGCGCATCTGTAGACTGGGACCGCGAGCGTTTCACTATGGATGATGGCCTATCAAACGCTGTTCAAGAAGTATTTGTTCGCCTGTACGAAGAAGACTTAATCTATCGTGGTAAGCGTCTAGTAAACTGGGATCCTAAACTGCACACAGCGATTTCTGATCTTGAAGTTGAAAACAAAGACAAAAAAGGTCACATGTGGCACTTCCGCTACCCACTAGCAAATGGTGTGAAAACAGCGGAAGGTAAAGACTACATTGTTGTTGCGACAACACGTCCTGAAACCATGCTTGGTGATACTGGTGTCGCTGTTAACCCAGAAGACCCACGTTACAAAGATCTTATCGGTAAAGAGATCCTACTTCCTGTCGTTAACCGTCTGATCCCTATCGTAGGCGATGAGCATGCAGATATGGAAAAAGGCACAGGTTGTGTGAAGATCACGCCTGCGCACGACTTCAATGACTACGAAGTTGGTAAGCGCCACCAGCTACCAATGATCAACATCCTAACTTTCAACGCAGACATCCGTGATGCGGCTGAAGTCTTCACTACTAACGGTGAAGCAAGCGATGTTTACTCAACTGAGCTACCTGCTAAATACCACGGTATGGAGCGCTTTGCTGCACGTAAAGCGATCGTTGCGGAATTTGAAGAACTTGGTCTACTAGACGAGATCAAAGATCACGACCTAACGGTTCCTTACGGAGACCGTGGTGGCGTGGTTATTGAGCCAATGCTAACTGACCAATGGTACGTACGTGCTGCACCTCTTGCTGAGCCTGCAGTTAAAGCGGTTGAAGATGGTGAAATCCAATTCGTTCCTAAACAGTACGAAAACATGTACTTCTCTTGGATGCGTGACATTCAAGACTGGTGTATCTCTCGTCAGCTTTGGTGGGGTCACCGTATCCCAGCTTGGTACGACAACGACGGCAATGTTTATGTAGGTCGTACTGAAGAAGAAGTACGTGCAAACAACAACCTTGCACCTGTTGTTGTTCTTCGCCAAGACGACGACGTACTTGATACATGGTTCTCTTCTGCGCTATGGACGTTCGGTACTCAAGGCTGGCCTGAGCAAACTGAAGACCTGAAGACATTCCACCCTTCAGACGTGCTAGTAACGGGCTTCGACATCATCTTCTTCTGGGTTGCACGTATGATCATGATGACCATGCACTTCAACAAAGATGAAAACGGTAAATCTCAAGTACCATTTAAGACTGTTTACGTAACGGGCCTAATCCGTGACGAAAACGGCGACAAGATGTCTAAGTCTAAAGGTAACGTTCTTGACCCGATCGACATGATCGATGGTATCGACCTTGAGTCTTTAGTAGAGAAGCGTTGTGGCAACATGATGCAGCCTCAGCTAGCGAAGAAGATCGAGAAGAACACACGTAAGACGTTCGAAAACGGTATCGAACCATACGGTACTGACGCACTGCGTTTTACTCTTGCTGCTATGGCTTCTACTGGCCGTGACATCAACTGGGATATGAAGCGTCTTGAAGGTTACCGTAACTTCTGTAACAAGCTATGGAACGCAAGCCGTTACGTACTAATGAATACAGAAGAGCACGATTGTGGCATGTCACTATCAGCTGAAGAGCGTGCAAACATGGAATTCTCTCTAGCGGACAAATGGATCGAGTCTCAGTTTGAACTAGCAGCGAAAGAGTTTAACGCTCACCTAGACAATTACCGTCTAGACATGGCAGCGAACACACTTTACGAATTCATCTGGAACCAATTCTGTGACTGGTACCTAGAGCTAACTAAGCCAGTTCTTTGGAAAGGTACTGAAGCTCAGCAACAAGCGACTCGCTACATGCTGATCACTGTGTTAGAGAAGACACTACGTCTTGCTCACCCAGTGCTACCTTACATCACTGAATCTATCTGGCAGAGCGTTAAGCCGCTAGTAGACGGTGTTGAAGGCGACACTATCATGACTCAAGCGCTTCCTCAGTTTAATGAAGAGAACTTCAACGCTGAGATCGTAGAAGACATCGAGTGGGTTAAGACTTTCATCACGGCTATCCGTAACCTACGTGCAGAGTACGACATTGCACCTAGCAAAGGTCTAGAAGTAATGATCAAGGTTGCGAACGAGAAAGACGCTGCACGTATCGAAGCAAACAAAGTTGTTCTGAACTCTCTTGCTAAGCTAGATAGCCTCACAGTGCTAGCTCAAGACGCTGAGACTCCTGCATGTGCGACTAAGCTAGTGGGTCAATCTGAACTGATGATCCCTATGGCAGGTCTTATCGACAAAGATGCAGAACTTGCTCGTCTTGATAAAGAAGTGCAAAAAACGCACGGCGAAATCAAGCGTATCGAAGGTAAACTAGGTAACGAAGGTTTCGTTGCTAAAGCACCTGAAGCGGTTATCGCGAAAGAGCGTGAAAAACTAGTGGGTTACCAAGAAACACTAGCCAAGCTTGAAGAGCAGAAAGCGACAATTGCTGCGCTTTAA
- a CDS encoding DNA polymerase III subunit chi produces the protein MANATFYIINPDSPQAEAQGFGLYVLFLAHHFAKQGAKVYLNCNDKSHAEQIAEFFWQVDAKQFVAHNLVGEGPRYGTNIEIGYQGVKPSWNRQLVINLAENETTFANKFAEVVDFVPCEEKAKQLARERYKIYRQAGYQLQTIEIEHK, from the coding sequence ATGGCGAATGCAACCTTTTACATTATCAATCCAGACTCTCCTCAGGCTGAAGCTCAGGGGTTTGGTTTGTATGTATTGTTTCTTGCGCATCATTTCGCCAAGCAAGGTGCTAAGGTTTATCTCAATTGCAACGATAAATCTCACGCTGAACAAATCGCTGAATTTTTCTGGCAAGTCGATGCCAAACAATTTGTTGCCCATAATCTAGTGGGTGAAGGGCCAAGATACGGCACCAACATCGAGATTGGTTACCAAGGGGTTAAACCTTCTTGGAACCGACAATTGGTAATAAATTTGGCGGAAAATGAGACAACCTTTGCGAACAAGTTTGCTGAGGTGGTAGACTTCGTCCCTTGCGAAGAAAAAGCCAAGCAACTGGCGCGAGAAAGATATAAAATCTACCGCCAAGCGGGCTATCAGCTACAAACGATTGAGATCGAACACAAATAG